A genomic window from Thermococcus nautili includes:
- a CDS encoding NAD(P)/FAD-dependent oxidoreductase, translating to MPTRELPERSEITIIGGGIVGVTIAHELAKRGEEVTVIEKRFIGSGSTFRCGTGIRQQFNDEANVQVMKRSVELWKKYSEEYGFSFEQTGYLFLLYDDEEVEEFKRNIAIQNRFGVPTRLITPEEAKEIVPLLDISEVIAASWNPTDGKADPFHSTAKFAIKAEEFGAKLVEYTEVKDFIIENGEIKGLKTSRGVIKTGIVVNATNAWAKLINAMAGISTPIPIEPYKHQAVITQPIRKGAIRPMVISFKYGHAYLTQTAHGGVVGGVGYELGPTYDLSPTYEFLREVSYYFTKIIPALRELLILRTWAGYYAKTPDSNPAIGKIEELSDYYIAAGFSGHGFMMAPAVAEMVADLITKGRTDLPVEWYDPYRFERGELRGQALQMG from the coding sequence ATGCCGACGAGGGAACTTCCCGAGAGGAGCGAGATAACGATTATCGGTGGTGGAATAGTCGGCGTCACGATAGCGCACGAGTTAGCTAAGCGCGGTGAGGAAGTTACAGTCATAGAGAAGCGCTTCATCGGCTCGGGCTCCACCTTCCGCTGTGGGACGGGCATAAGACAGCAGTTCAACGACGAGGCCAACGTCCAGGTTATGAAGCGCTCCGTCGAGCTGTGGAAGAAGTACAGCGAGGAGTACGGCTTCTCCTTCGAGCAGACCGGCTACCTCTTCCTGCTCTACGACGACGAGGAGGTCGAGGAGTTCAAGCGCAACATCGCGATACAGAACCGCTTCGGCGTTCCGACGAGGCTCATAACGCCGGAAGAGGCCAAGGAGATAGTGCCGCTCCTCGACATCAGCGAGGTTATCGCCGCTTCCTGGAACCCCACAGACGGAAAGGCGGACCCCTTCCACTCCACCGCGAAGTTCGCGATAAAGGCCGAGGAGTTCGGGGCCAAGCTCGTAGAGTATACCGAGGTCAAGGACTTCATCATCGAGAACGGCGAGATTAAGGGGCTGAAGACGAGCAGGGGAGTCATAAAGACGGGCATAGTCGTCAACGCCACCAACGCCTGGGCCAAGCTCATCAACGCGATGGCCGGGATAAGCACTCCAATTCCGATAGAGCCCTACAAGCACCAGGCGGTCATCACACAGCCCATAAGGAAGGGGGCCATCAGGCCTATGGTCATCTCCTTCAAGTACGGCCACGCCTACCTCACCCAGACCGCCCACGGCGGTGTCGTCGGCGGAGTCGGCTACGAGCTCGGGCCAACCTACGACCTCAGCCCGACCTACGAGTTCCTGCGCGAGGTGAGCTACTACTTCACCAAGATTATTCCGGCCCTCAGAGAGCTCCTAATCCTCAGGACATGGGCCGGCTACTACGCAAAGACACCCGACAGCAATCCTGCGATAGGAAAAATCGAGGAGCTGAGCGATTATTACATTGCCGCTGGTTTCAGCGGGCACGGCTTCATGATGGCTCCTGCAGTGGCAGAGATGGTCGCCGACCTAATCACGAAGGGCAGAACAGACCTGCCGGTCGAGTGGTACGACCCGTACCGCTTCGAGCGCGGAGAACTGCGCGGGCAGGCGCTTCAGATGGGCTGA
- a CDS encoding MFS transporter, whose product MSKRELVVTQGKREKTLKLKKLRVKRRNVVILAVAMFIANVAFGMAFPYLSVYMRLLGASMFMVGLLSVAFNLTSTVFQYPFGWLSDSTGNRKGFIAFGVASIGFFYIVMAFVGSATSVLILRTLQGVFGSAMTPAHSALISELSTRAGSIFGLFNSIENAGYMVGNFLGSAIVGYLGVRKLFLISGLLLFVSAGIVLLIRERPTGRRSLLGMILVQEGRESWRATVKGSAFKRLMRGHLGLFYVTVFLVMIASGQFYSVSSVYFKETFGEWSVGVIFGIESLAAALTGYFLGKLIDRHGAKRFYLVAIAGYGLAFLLYAVVRNVWLVFGIAFLSGVKWVLTINSTSAYVAQNVKVSERAQGMGLLNAMMSLGWVVGPLIGGYLSGISFQLNFMSTLIPLGLAFLLALRLPG is encoded by the coding sequence ATGAGCAAGCGAGAACTCGTTGTCACCCAGGGAAAGCGCGAGAAAACGCTCAAGCTCAAGAAGCTCCGGGTTAAGCGGAGGAACGTCGTAATCCTAGCCGTAGCCATGTTCATCGCCAACGTCGCCTTTGGAATGGCCTTTCCCTACCTCAGCGTCTACATGCGCCTCCTCGGCGCGAGCATGTTCATGGTCGGCCTTCTGAGCGTGGCCTTCAACCTGACCTCGACGGTCTTCCAGTACCCCTTCGGCTGGCTCTCCGACTCGACCGGCAACAGGAAGGGCTTCATAGCCTTCGGCGTGGCCTCGATAGGATTCTTCTACATCGTCATGGCCTTCGTCGGCTCCGCCACCAGCGTTCTAATCCTGAGAACCCTCCAGGGTGTTTTCGGTTCCGCCATGACCCCGGCGCATTCAGCGCTGATTTCAGAGCTCTCCACGAGGGCGGGCTCGATATTCGGCCTCTTCAACTCCATCGAGAACGCCGGTTACATGGTGGGCAACTTCCTCGGCTCCGCGATAGTCGGCTACCTTGGCGTCAGGAAGCTCTTCCTAATCTCCGGCCTCCTCCTGTTCGTATCTGCCGGAATAGTCCTTCTAATCCGCGAGCGTCCGACGGGAAGGCGCTCCCTCCTCGGTATGATTCTCGTGCAGGAAGGCAGGGAAAGCTGGAGGGCGACGGTCAAGGGCTCGGCCTTCAAGAGGCTCATGCGCGGGCACCTCGGGCTATTCTACGTCACGGTTTTCCTCGTCATGATAGCGAGCGGGCAGTTCTACAGCGTTTCCTCCGTTTACTTCAAGGAGACCTTCGGCGAGTGGAGCGTTGGCGTAATCTTCGGCATAGAGAGCCTCGCCGCGGCGCTAACGGGCTACTTCCTCGGGAAGCTGATAGACAGGCACGGCGCGAAGCGGTTCTACCTGGTTGCGATAGCGGGCTACGGTTTGGCCTTCCTGCTCTATGCCGTCGTTAGAAACGTCTGGCTCGTCTTTGGAATAGCCTTCCTCTCGGGCGTCAAGTGGGTTCTGACAATAAACTCGACCTCCGCCTACGTGGCTCAGAACGTTAAGGTGAGCGAGAGGGCACAGGGAATGGGCCTGCTCAACGCCATGATGAGCCTTGGCTGGGTCGTCGGGCCTTTGATTGGGGGCTACCTCTCGGGAATAAGCTTCCAGCTGAACTTCATGAGCACGCTGATTCCCCTCGGGCTGGCCTTTCTGCTCGCCCTCAGACTGCCAGGGTGA
- a CDS encoding RNA 2'-phosphotransferase has translation MNRVKVSKLMAYILRHSPEEFGLKPDEEGFVPLNELVKALQTVYPDVTEEFVREIVDGDSKGRYEIRDGKIRARYGHSFKVKLDHEEDTESRVLYHGTPRRNLGRIMREGLKPMRRQFVHLSTSREEAIETGRRHGRDVVLLIIDAECLRRKGLRVYKAGKNVRIVERVPPECITLAV, from the coding sequence ATGAACCGCGTGAAGGTCAGCAAGCTCATGGCCTACATTCTCAGGCACTCGCCAGAGGAGTTCGGGCTGAAGCCAGACGAAGAAGGCTTCGTCCCGCTGAACGAGCTCGTTAAAGCCCTCCAAACTGTTTATCCTGACGTTACAGAGGAGTTCGTGAGGGAAATAGTTGATGGGGACTCCAAGGGACGCTACGAGATTAGAGACGGCAAAATCCGCGCCCGCTACGGCCACAGCTTCAAAGTTAAGCTCGACCACGAGGAGGACACGGAGTCAAGGGTTCTCTACCACGGCACGCCGAGGAGGAACCTCGGGAGGATTATGCGCGAGGGCCTCAAGCCGATGAGGAGGCAGTTCGTTCACCTCAGCACGAGCAGGGAGGAGGCGATAGAAACGGGCAGAAGGCACGGGAGGGACGTGGTCCTGCTCATCATAGATGCGGAATGCCTGAGGAGAAAAGGCCTGAGGGTTTACAAGGCCGGAAAGAACGTGAGAATCGTCGAGCGCGTTCCGCCCGAGTGTATCACCCTGGCAGTCTGA
- a CDS encoding NAD(P)/FAD-dependent oxidoreductase codes for MKIVVIGSGTAGSNFALFMRKLDRKAEIIVIGKEGTMQYSPCALPHVISGTIEKPEDVIVFPNEFYEKQKIKLMLNTEAKAIDRDRKVVITDKGEVPYDKLVLALGSKAFVPPIRGVQNEGVFTLKSLDDVRRIKAYIAERKPKKAVVIGAGLIGLEGAEAFAKLGMEVLVVELMDRLMPTMLDKDTAKLVQKEMEANGVSFRFGVGVSEIIGSPVEAVRIGDEEVPAELVLVATGVRANTDLAKEAGLEVNRGIVVNEHLQTSDPDIYAIGDCAEVIDAVTGERTLSQLGTSAVRMAKVAAEHIAGKDVSFRPVFNTAITELFGLEIGTFGITEERAKKEGIEVAVGKFKGSTKPEYYPGGKPITVKVLFRKSDRKLVGAQIVGGERVWGRIMTLSALAQKGATVEDIVYLETAYAPPISPTIDPISVAAEMALRKFR; via the coding sequence ATGAAAATCGTCGTTATCGGTTCTGGAACAGCCGGGAGCAACTTCGCCCTCTTTATGAGAAAGCTCGACAGGAAGGCCGAAATCATCGTCATCGGGAAGGAAGGCACGATGCAGTACTCGCCCTGCGCTTTGCCCCACGTCATCAGCGGGACGATAGAGAAGCCCGAAGACGTCATCGTCTTCCCGAACGAGTTCTACGAAAAGCAGAAGATAAAGCTCATGCTCAACACCGAGGCAAAGGCAATTGACCGCGATAGGAAGGTCGTAATTACCGACAAGGGCGAGGTTCCCTACGACAAGCTCGTCCTTGCCCTCGGCTCCAAAGCTTTCGTCCCGCCGATTAGAGGGGTTCAGAACGAGGGCGTCTTCACCCTCAAGAGCCTCGACGACGTGAGGAGGATTAAAGCTTACATCGCCGAGAGAAAGCCGAAGAAAGCGGTAGTCATCGGCGCGGGTCTAATCGGCCTTGAGGGGGCCGAGGCCTTCGCGAAGCTCGGAATGGAGGTTCTGGTCGTCGAGCTCATGGACAGGCTCATGCCGACGATGCTCGACAAAGACACCGCCAAGCTCGTCCAGAAGGAGATGGAAGCCAACGGCGTCTCCTTCCGCTTCGGCGTTGGAGTTAGCGAGATAATCGGCAGTCCCGTTGAGGCGGTTAGGATAGGCGACGAGGAGGTTCCGGCCGAGCTGGTTCTCGTTGCGACCGGCGTTAGGGCCAACACGGACCTCGCAAAGGAGGCAGGGCTTGAGGTGAACAGGGGAATAGTGGTCAACGAGCACCTCCAGACGAGCGACCCGGATATCTATGCGATAGGCGACTGCGCCGAGGTGATAGATGCTGTAACTGGGGAAAGAACTCTCAGCCAGCTCGGAACGAGCGCTGTTAGAATGGCGAAAGTGGCAGCGGAGCACATAGCAGGAAAGGACGTCTCCTTTAGACCCGTCTTCAATACAGCGATAACAGAGCTCTTCGGCCTCGAGATAGGCACCTTTGGCATCACTGAGGAGAGGGCGAAGAAAGAAGGGATTGAAGTTGCCGTCGGCAAGTTCAAGGGCTCAACAAAGCCCGAGTACTACCCCGGCGGAAAGCCGATAACGGTAAAAGTTCTCTTCAGGAAGTCGGACAGGAAGCTCGTCGGCGCGCAGATAGTCGGCGGCGAACGCGTCTGGGGCAGAATAATGACGCTCTCGGCCTTGGCTCAGAAGGGAGCGACGGTAGAAGATATCGTTTACCTTGAGACAGCCTACGCCCCGCCGATAAGCCCGACGATAGACCCGATAAGCGTCGCGGCCGAGATGGCGCTGAGAAAGTTCCGCTGA
- a CDS encoding putative toxin-antitoxin system toxin component, PIN family has translation MEARKVVLDTNVVITATINPFGSSGKVMDLVVKRRVVSYTSEAILEELRFKLTSEKVLKYLESRIYALWIYRVFRASSIVVNPAVRFEVSPDLDDNKFFDVVYSAKADFLISLDKQHVLKLRNENRRFALKGHEFLILTPAEFLEVVGRYDNP, from the coding sequence ATGGAAGCGCGCAAGGTCGTCTTAGACACCAACGTCGTCATAACGGCCACTATAAACCCCTTCGGAAGTTCCGGAAAGGTTATGGATTTGGTAGTTAAAAGAAGAGTCGTTTCCTACACTTCCGAAGCGATACTTGAGGAGCTACGCTTTAAGCTGACGAGCGAGAAGGTTCTAAAATACCTTGAGAGTAGGATTTATGCGCTCTGGATTTACAGGGTTTTTCGGGCCTCGTCCATCGTTGTGAACCCGGCAGTGAGGTTTGAGGTCTCCCCCGACCTCGACGACAACAAGTTCTTTGACGTGGTTTATTCTGCCAAGGCCGACTTCCTGATAAGCCTCGATAAACAGCACGTGCTGAAGCTGAGAAACGAGAACAGGAGATTCGCCCTGAAAGGTCATGAGTTCCTGATTCTAACGCCGGCGGAGTTCCTTGAGGTCGTTGGAAGGTATGATAACCCGTAA
- a CDS encoding ribbon-helix-helix domain-containing protein: MSTTDKVSVRFHSGLMRQIDELVEKGEFSSRSELIKEAVRFFLLHYESPEELWETYKLLARERRIPPEEEIEKLLEEVDEEWKRARSS; the protein is encoded by the coding sequence ATGTCCACAACGGACAAGGTGTCGGTCCGCTTCCATTCAGGCCTGATGAGGCAGATTGACGAGCTCGTCGAAAAGGGCGAGTTCTCAAGCCGAAGCGAGCTCATCAAGGAAGCCGTGAGGTTCTTCCTGCTCCACTACGAGTCCCCAGAGGAGCTGTGGGAGACCTACAAGCTCCTCGCGAGGGAGCGGAGGATTCCGCCGGAGGAAGAAATTGAAAAGCTCCTCGAGGAAGTGGACGAGGAATGGAAGCGCGCAAGGTCGTCTTAG
- a CDS encoding potassium channel family protein codes for MCKMAHFGNCDTETADQEYCIFHKPNKSGEEAVEFYKKFLDRFKPHVEEIEVDGRKIKRFVFEKPVDARGFVFPEIPDVTIEYKDKKGNEWNQRFTFENAVFKHEINLSNSIFKSNMYFNFHDVTFSGVLKLHKTRLYPGLDFSGSTFEENVEIVTDSPSGILIFNNCIFGGELVLIESTLEGILGENIEFTKIGLTFWDSKLQNIVLKNINAFSLSINDCIIGKEFVITNSKIVAGDFSGSQFTGFLELHNCKIDEANFSELYVGLRCNFENIIFLNNSDFSATTFNGYVYFTDSVFKGDVSFEGASFNEPVSFQGKPKNEKFKFYGKLDFSHVDIRKGIDIDIPTEWFKLPEAEIEARRVQRLSYEKEGKRDEADRMFVLEMRAKRRARLQNARSKFEQIKARLHNFVEWLLADLPSEYGTNWVRLFLFSLLVIIGNTIPYTIWSNFIKGFPKTSNIVIRFANALYYSLVTFTTLGYGDMHPTGWLKALSALEALTGAVFMALIVAVIARKWMR; via the coding sequence ATGTGCAAGATGGCGCACTTCGGGAACTGCGACACTGAGACAGCAGACCAAGAGTACTGCATTTTTCATAAGCCAAATAAGAGTGGGGAGGAAGCTGTAGAGTTCTATAAAAAGTTCTTAGATAGATTTAAGCCACATGTTGAAGAGATTGAAGTTGATGGAAGGAAAATAAAGAGATTTGTTTTTGAAAAGCCTGTGGATGCAAGAGGTTTTGTTTTCCCAGAAATTCCAGACGTGACGATTGAATATAAGGACAAGAAAGGCAACGAGTGGAATCAGAGATTTACGTTTGAAAATGCAGTATTTAAACATGAAATAAATTTAAGTAACTCAATATTTAAGAGCAATATGTATTTTAATTTTCATGATGTAACCTTTAGTGGAGTGCTAAAATTGCACAAAACAAGACTGTATCCGGGGTTAGATTTTTCCGGAAGCACATTTGAAGAAAATGTTGAAATTGTAACTGATTCCCCCTCAGGAATTTTGATATTTAATAACTGTATTTTTGGAGGAGAACTAGTCCTCATAGAATCTACTCTAGAGGGGATTTTAGGAGAAAACATTGAGTTTACTAAGATTGGGTTAACGTTTTGGGATTCTAAGTTACAGAATATTGTACTCAAGAATATCAACGCCTTCTCATTAAGTATAAATGATTGCATCATCGGCAAAGAATTCGTTATAACCAACTCAAAAATTGTGGCAGGTGACTTTTCAGGTTCTCAGTTTACGGGATTTCTTGAACTTCATAACTGTAAAATCGACGAAGCAAACTTCTCTGAATTATATGTGGGTCTTCGTTGCAATTTTGAAAACATAATATTCTTGAATAACTCCGACTTCTCAGCTACAACTTTCAACGGGTATGTCTATTTTACGGACTCTGTTTTTAAGGGAGACGTCTCCTTCGAGGGAGCTTCATTTAATGAGCCTGTATCTTTCCAGGGGAAACCTAAAAATGAAAAATTCAAATTCTACGGAAAGCTCGATTTTTCTCATGTGGACATCCGAAAAGGCATTGATATTGACATCCCAACTGAATGGTTCAAACTCCCCGAAGCGGAAATCGAAGCTCGTCGTGTCCAACGTCTCAGTTACGAAAAAGAGGGCAAACGCGACGAAGCCGATAGAATGTTCGTCCTAGAAATGAGAGCTAAGAGACGTGCACGCTTACAAAACGCAAGGAGCAAGTTCGAGCAGATTAAAGCAAGACTCCATAACTTTGTTGAATGGCTTTTAGCAGATTTGCCCTCAGAATACGGCACGAACTGGGTTCGCCTGTTTTTATTTTCGCTTTTGGTAATCATTGGAAACACCATTCCCTACACAATATGGAGCAACTTCATTAAGGGATTCCCAAAAACCTCAAACATTGTCATCCGTTTCGCCAACGCCCTCTACTACTCCCTCGTCACCTTCACGACCCTTGGCTACGGGGACATGCATCCTACCGGCTGGCTCAAGGCTCTGAGCGCCCTTGAAGCCTTAACCGGAGCCGTCTTTATGGCCCTCATCGTCGCGGTGATAGCGAGGAAGTGGATGCGCTGA
- the pyrH gene encoding UMP kinase, protein MRIVFDIGGSVLVPEDPDVEFIKAIAYELIKISEDHEVAVVVGGGKVARKYIEAAKTFTPNETFKDYIGIHITRANAMLLIAALGEKAYPFVIQDFRKAWEVIQLKKIPIMGGTHPGHTTDAVSALLAEYLQADLLVVVTNVDGVYDSDPRKNPNAKKLDRITPEQLVEIAMEAESKAGGSGVVDALAAKFIQRGRIRTYIVGKKDAYHLFDVVRGKHSGTVVEP, encoded by the coding sequence ATGAGAATCGTCTTCGACATAGGTGGCTCTGTTCTCGTTCCCGAAGACCCGGACGTCGAGTTCATCAAGGCGATAGCGTACGAGCTCATCAAGATAAGCGAGGACCACGAGGTAGCGGTGGTTGTCGGCGGTGGAAAGGTGGCGCGCAAGTACATAGAAGCCGCGAAGACCTTCACGCCCAACGAGACCTTCAAGGACTACATAGGAATCCACATCACGAGGGCGAACGCGATGCTCCTCATAGCGGCGCTCGGCGAGAAGGCCTATCCCTTCGTCATTCAGGACTTCCGTAAGGCGTGGGAGGTCATACAGCTCAAGAAGATACCGATAATGGGCGGAACTCACCCAGGCCACACGACCGATGCCGTCTCGGCCCTCCTCGCCGAGTACCTTCAGGCCGACCTTCTGGTGGTTGTCACCAACGTGGACGGCGTCTACGACTCCGACCCGAGGAAGAACCCGAACGCGAAGAAACTCGACAGAATAACCCCTGAACAGCTCGTCGAGATTGCGATGGAGGCCGAGAGTAAAGCTGGAGGAAGCGGCGTCGTCGATGCCTTGGCGGCGAAGTTCATCCAGCGCGGGCGGATAAGGACATACATCGTCGGCAAGAAGGACGCCTATCACCTCTTCGACGTGGTCAGAGGGAAGCACAGCGGGACTGTGGTGGAGCCTTGA
- a CDS encoding NAD(P)/FAD-dependent oxidoreductase translates to MSRIAVIGGGIIGVATAYELAKLGEEVVLFEKNYFGSGSTFRCATGIRAQFTDEANIKLMKHSVERWERLEEELGADIGFNQTGYLFLATSEEEVEAFRANIKLQNRFGVPTRLIDMDEAKEIVPILNTEPFLAGAWNPKDAKANPFKTLFAYLRRARELGADAREHTEVVGLEREGDTITAVKFRSNGKVESVKVDAVLNASNAWEPLINEMAGLRRDLVPIKAYKHQLVKTEPLERGQAEPLVCPPAWEDAYIIQDGEDGGIICGAGIEHEAKSLEDVEPTYDFLRGVLRYAVRIAPPLRYAHVVRQWAGFYAKTPDSNPAIGKLLDNFYIAAGFSGHGFMMAPAVAQAMAELISKGRSKAPLDWEWYDPYRFERGELRSSAFQIG, encoded by the coding sequence ATGAGTAGAATCGCGGTAATCGGAGGCGGAATAATAGGGGTTGCCACGGCCTACGAGCTGGCCAAGCTCGGCGAGGAGGTGGTCCTCTTCGAGAAGAACTACTTCGGTTCGGGCTCCACCTTCCGCTGTGCCACTGGAATACGCGCCCAGTTCACGGACGAGGCTAACATCAAGCTCATGAAGCACTCGGTTGAGCGCTGGGAGAGGCTTGAGGAGGAGCTTGGGGCGGATATAGGCTTCAACCAGACCGGCTACCTGTTCTTAGCGACGAGCGAAGAAGAAGTTGAGGCGTTCAGGGCCAACATAAAGTTGCAGAACCGCTTCGGCGTCCCGACGAGGCTCATCGACATGGACGAGGCGAAGGAGATAGTGCCAATCCTCAACACCGAGCCGTTTTTGGCGGGAGCATGGAACCCAAAGGACGCCAAGGCGAACCCATTCAAGACGCTCTTCGCCTATCTGCGGAGGGCGAGGGAGCTTGGCGCTGACGCGCGCGAGCACACAGAGGTCGTTGGACTTGAGCGTGAGGGGGACACTATAACCGCCGTAAAGTTCAGGAGCAACGGGAAGGTTGAGAGCGTTAAGGTTGACGCTGTCCTAAATGCTTCCAACGCCTGGGAACCTCTAATCAACGAGATGGCGGGCTTAAGGCGTGACCTCGTTCCGATTAAGGCCTACAAGCACCAGCTAGTCAAGACCGAACCGCTTGAGAGGGGACAGGCCGAGCCTTTGGTGTGCCCGCCAGCGTGGGAAGACGCCTACATAATTCAGGACGGCGAGGACGGCGGAATCATCTGCGGTGCGGGGATAGAGCACGAGGCGAAGAGCTTAGAAGATGTTGAGCCGACCTACGACTTCCTGCGCGGGGTCCTCCGCTACGCAGTGAGAATCGCCCCTCCGCTCCGCTACGCCCACGTTGTAAGGCAGTGGGCCGGCTTCTACGCGAAGACACCCGACAGCAACCCGGCAATCGGGAAGCTTTTGGACAACTTCTACATCGCGGCGGGCTTTTCTGGCCACGGCTTCATGATGGCGCCGGCCGTTGCCCAGGCCATGGCCGAGCTAATCTCGAAGGGTCGTTCTAAGGCTCCCCTGGACTGGGAGTGGTACGACCCGTACCGCTTCGAGCGCGGAGAGCTGAGAAGCTCGGCGTTCCAGATTGGGTGA
- a CDS encoding (2Fe-2S)-binding protein, with protein MTGKKIVCRCNDVTVEDVERLIDSGVTDIEEIKRLLRVGMGPCQGRTCIPIVISILARKTGKRPEEIPLPKARVPIRPVRVEVIVGGADE; from the coding sequence ATGACCGGAAAGAAAATCGTCTGCCGCTGTAACGACGTAACAGTTGAAGACGTCGAGAGGCTCATAGATTCAGGCGTCACGGACATTGAGGAAATTAAAAGGCTCCTCCGCGTCGGCATGGGGCCGTGCCAGGGGAGGACGTGCATTCCAATCGTAATCTCAATCCTCGCGAGGAAGACCGGGAAGAGGCCCGAGGAAATACCGCTCCCGAAGGCGAGGGTTCCGATTCGACCGGTTCGCGTAGAGGTCATCGTGGGTGGTGCCGATGAGTAG
- a CDS encoding 4Fe-4S dicluster domain-containing protein produces the protein MNEIPAYLQRGYITPEELFSIIPKPSEERLRKRPVAVPECPQEIPCAPCREICPTGAINMPTPNDLPIVDYDKCIGCSLCVQICPGLAFFMVHYVGDKARITMPHELLPVPEKGEEVVLLNRVGEPVGKGKVITVVPREKSKGDTPIIVVEVPIELAWDVRAVKVVRE, from the coding sequence ATGAACGAGATTCCTGCTTACCTTCAGAGGGGATACATAACCCCGGAGGAGTTGTTCTCAATAATTCCGAAGCCGAGCGAGGAGAGGCTCAGGAAGAGACCCGTCGCAGTTCCTGAGTGCCCGCAGGAGATACCGTGCGCCCCGTGCAGGGAGATATGCCCGACGGGCGCAATAAACATGCCCACCCCGAACGACCTACCGATTGTTGACTACGACAAGTGCATCGGATGCTCCCTCTGCGTCCAAATCTGTCCAGGCCTGGCGTTCTTCATGGTGCACTACGTCGGCGACAAAGCGCGCATAACGATGCCCCACGAGCTTCTTCCGGTTCCCGAGAAGGGCGAGGAGGTCGTTCTTCTCAACAGGGTCGGCGAGCCGGTCGGAAAGGGGAAGGTAATTACCGTCGTCCCGAGGGAGAAGAGCAAGGGCGACACGCCGATAATCGTTGTTGAGGTGCCAATTGAGCTGGCCTGGGACGTTCGGGCGGTTAAGGTGGTGAGAGAATGA
- a CDS encoding FAD-dependent oxidoreductase, with protein MRLNEHPVLRFERGREVTIYFEGKPLKAYEGEMIATALYAAGIRVLNYSPNEKRPRGLFCAIGKCSSCLMVVNGIPNVRTCITLVEDGMRIERQHGRSRLPTKAKPPEFKDAKVVRVDIIVVGGGPAGLMAAIHASRAGAKVVLIDENHMLGGQLVKQTHKFFGKREQFAGVRGVEIARILEEELRKSENVKAFLETSAVGIFQEGEEKLVLAVRKERELIEFRGRAVIVATGAMERMIPFENNDLPGVYGAGAIQTLMNTYGVKPGDRVLIVGAGNVGLILAYQLIQAGVEVKAIVEAMPKVGGYFVHAAKVRRLGVPILTRHTILRAEGKEKVERAVVAQLDENWRPIPGTEKTFEVDVIALAVGLRPSIELLHQAGCQIKYVRELGGHVAVRDEWMETTVRGIFVAGDSAGIEEATTAMLEGKIAGIAAALRLGIADESWVDEIEKAQRDLDEFRSGPFGRHVAEGIKKALVVGE; from the coding sequence GAGATGATAGCGACAGCTTTGTACGCCGCGGGAATCAGGGTCCTCAACTACTCCCCGAACGAGAAGCGCCCGAGGGGCCTCTTCTGCGCCATCGGCAAGTGTTCCTCCTGCCTGATGGTCGTCAACGGGATTCCAAACGTCAGGACGTGTATAACCCTCGTCGAGGACGGCATGAGGATAGAGCGCCAGCACGGAAGGTCCAGGCTCCCGACTAAGGCCAAGCCGCCGGAATTCAAAGATGCGAAGGTCGTTAGAGTGGATATCATTGTAGTAGGCGGCGGCCCCGCTGGGCTGATGGCGGCAATTCACGCATCGAGGGCCGGGGCCAAGGTCGTTCTCATAGACGAGAACCACATGCTCGGCGGCCAGCTCGTCAAGCAGACCCACAAGTTCTTCGGAAAGCGTGAGCAGTTCGCGGGAGTTAGAGGAGTGGAAATCGCGAGAATCCTCGAGGAGGAGCTGAGGAAGAGCGAGAACGTCAAAGCCTTCCTTGAAACCTCAGCGGTTGGCATCTTCCAGGAGGGCGAAGAGAAGCTCGTCCTGGCGGTCAGAAAGGAGCGCGAGCTGATAGAGTTCAGGGGAAGGGCAGTTATCGTCGCCACCGGCGCGATGGAGAGGATGATTCCCTTCGAGAACAACGATTTGCCCGGGGTTTACGGCGCCGGAGCAATCCAGACGCTCATGAACACCTATGGCGTCAAGCCCGGAGACAGGGTTCTCATCGTTGGAGCGGGAAACGTGGGGCTTATCCTCGCCTACCAGCTCATACAGGCCGGCGTCGAGGTGAAGGCGATAGTAGAGGCCATGCCCAAAGTCGGCGGCTACTTCGTCCACGCGGCGAAGGTCAGAAGGCTTGGAGTTCCAATACTCACGAGGCACACAATCCTCCGGGCCGAAGGAAAAGAAAAGGTCGAGAGGGCCGTTGTGGCCCAGCTCGACGAGAACTGGAGGCCGATTCCGGGAACCGAGAAGACCTTCGAGGTTGACGTCATAGCGCTCGCCGTTGGCCTGAGGCCCAGCATTGAACTGCTCCACCAGGCCGGCTGTCAGATAAAGTACGTCCGCGAGCTGGGAGGCCACGTGGCGGTTCGCGACGAATGGATGGAAACGACCGTTCGGGGAATCTTCGTTGCGGGAGATTCGGCCGGAATTGAGGAGGCAACCACCGCGATGCTCGAGGGCAAGATAGCGGGAATAGCGGCAGCGCTGAGGCTCGGAATAGCGGACGAGAGCTGGGTTGATGAGATAGAGAAGGCCCAGCGCGACCTCGACGAGTTCCGCTCCGGGCCCTTCGGCAGGCATGTAGCGGAGGGGATTAAAAAAGCACTGGTGGTGGGAGAATGA